GCACCTTCGATGTGTTTAAGTATATTACTAAAGTTAAACATTAACCAGGAGAGACCTACTTTCTTCCCATAACCCAAGCAGTAACACCGATTCCCTTTGTTTTAAGTTTAACATATCCCAGGAAGGATCTGAGGGCTTCAAATTCAGCTGAAAAGGGAGGAGTTTGTGGGGAATATGTATTTTCCAAGCAGGAGCATTTCCTTGTCTCCTGCTCAGGTTCCTCTTACCATATATCTTCAATGACTGGCCTGACAGTGTTTAATAATTTAGTtaggagagagaaagtaagacagagagagagagagagagagagagagggagggtgagaaaACAGGTAAGTAAGAGGGATGGatgggtagaaggaaggaaggaaggaaggaaggcaggtagGTAGGAAggcaagagggaaggaaggaaggaaatacaccTGTGATGAAATTGGAATATGCAGTCTCAGTGAGAGGGGAGAGATGGCCAACCTTCCTGACCATGCCTTAAACACACAAAACAGTAGAGTTCTTCTTTTAACCCACAGTGACCATACTTTGGGAGCCTCCGCTGAAATGGTATGGTCACTACCAAGGAATGTAGTGACTTCTCAGTGAGCTGGCCTCCAGACGCAGTAACCAGAAAAAGGCAATTCTCAGAGCTCATCTTCTCTGGATCATGTGAGAAATCATCAGAACATATTGAAAACAAGGCTGCCCATACTCGTTGACTCTAGGGCCCCCGTTAAGGCATTCCTATGGCTAGGGTGTCAGTATTACATTCCAAATTTCCCATTTCTAGGGGCGGAGAAGATGCCTACGGATCTCCCCAAGGAATCAGCATCTAGGGCTCCAGTCATGTCTTCATATACAAGCATAGTGGGGCCACCCTGATCAGATACAGTCTTTTATCCTAGACTGTGTGAGATCTGGCCTAGGCAATCTCTTCTTTTCTGAAGGACAAGACCATGCCACCATGAAGTTCAAAATCCCTACCACTGAGTTAGTCTGGTTCTTGCTCCTAGCTAGAGGCCCGACTCATGGCCCTGCCTCCTGGGTTCTTGGATGAGGCCATCCATGGTTTCAACATTGAGACATTTGGTTGAGCAGGAAGCTTTAGGCTGGGCCATACAAGCCCAGGTTCCGGGCAGTTTGAGAGATCCTGGGCGTTTTCCTCTGGGGAAATGGATAGTGAGCTGGTTTTCCAGACCTGTGTGGGTTCTTCTTGGAAAGAGGGTGCTGAATGTCCATATTCAAACCAGATCCTACTGTCTTTGTCTGGACATTGCCCACTGGACATTCACACTGGGCTGTTGGTAGGTTGGTGGTCCCTTGCTGGGTCATCTGATTGTTTTCAAACAGGCCTGGGTCTCCTTCCTGAGGCAACCTTTGTTTGGACCCCATGAGCTTATTCTTGTGTTTTACTGGAAGACTAATTTCCTGGTGGAAGGTTTGAACGCAGCGGTACATCTCCAGATGTGCGTGCCATGGAGATTCAGGGCCCTGAAGACAGCCTCCGTCGGCCTCCTCCAGCATCCCCTTGGCCCCCAGATCTGCCTCTTCTAGGGACACTGAATGCCTTCTCTCCTTGTTAATCCAAACAGGACTGACCACGGACTCAGCAGGAGCAGGCATGTATCCTCCTGATAAAGCAAGGCACAAGCAGGGTCACCACTGGCAGGTACAGGGCAGCTCTCATTCTGGGGGTCTCAGAGGTCTCGAGCCATAGGAATGTTACCCCAAATGTGTGTTTACACATAGACGTGGGTCACACGTGATCCCACTTGTACCTGCTCACACCTGtaccctccctcccctgtccacacactcacacccacacaaACCCTCTCTAACACATACACACCCTCATGCACATGTACTCATttgttcaacaagtatttattgagcacttattacaTGCCAAGCATCATTCGTTCTAGGTTCAGGGAATACGGCAGCAAACGAGACAAAATCCACATCTTCACGGATAGGCTCTAGTGGGCTAGGAAAACGCTAAGCAAATGAATGTGTTACAAGAAAATTGCAGGTGGGAACCGatgctatgaagaaaatctgaagcagaacAGAGTTTAATAATTGACTCCAGTTCCTAACTGCAGCGAGGGAGTGACCCCAGGGCAGAGCTAGGGAACGAGCATTCAGACTGGAAGAATGGAACAGAGTCATAGGCACTGGCCAGTGGAAAAGATTACTCTTCACCTACAGGGTTTTCTGTTCTGGGATTCCCATAATGGGTTTACAGCCCAAGGTGCAGGAGGGAGGAGCGGTATTTCAAAGCAGCTCCTTTTGGAAGACTGGAGCCTTgccttctcccacccctctgaCACTGATCTGGGAACACGGTTACAGCAGCTCTGGCTTCTCCAACCTGGCTGCAGGGATGACGGTTTAGACCGGTGTCTCTTTTTCTCAGGCACCTGTTTTTACCACCTTGTGTCACACAACTGTTTATTGTCAACCCTTGGTGGCAGAGATGGTTGTGGCAGTGACTGAAAGGGGTTCCAAAGAGAGTTGGTCTTTTGCCTCTGGATCGTGAGTGGGGCTCCCTTGAGCCCCATGGCACTTGTCCCTGCGGGAGGCCCTGGACAGGGCAGGTATGAGCAGGAGGGGAGAGACAGTGCTGAGGTATGAAGGCAGAAGGAAGCCCCTAGAGCTCCGGGTCTGGGAGTCTGTGGGAAACAGGACTGGTGGGGCCATC
This DNA window, taken from Lutra lutra chromosome 13, mLutLut1.2, whole genome shotgun sequence, encodes the following:
- the C13H9orf152 gene encoding uncharacterized protein C9orf152 homolog, producing the protein MKGWPCFCPALAHFWQLESCFMAEGSGTQAPGKEPPLSIQVLRAQYEGLRRQQRARAYLVVLPTGGYMPAPAESVVSPVWINKERRHSVSLEEADLGAKGMLEEADGGCLQGPESPWHAHLEMYRCVQTFHQEISLPVKHKNKLMGSKQRLPQEGDPGLFENNQMTQQGTTNLPTAQCECPVGNVQTKTVGSGLNMDIQHPLSKKNPHRSGKPAHYPFPQRKTPRISQTARNLGLYGPA